In candidate division WOR-3 bacterium, the following are encoded in one genomic region:
- a CDS encoding HD domain-containing phosphohydrolase, translating to MNFTGTSLNSVRQHLNEIARTVIHNIGAREIGFFLYDAKSKIFKLVEHVGKDNQLKKLKCLRLGYEIPKSLLQKKKPTWISEQNKKIFADSHKAILLIPLDTLKSYWGFLIITFSQSNLIVKKMSEVLDQLRILRWTIKHYLILKELSEEVSGLKMVDEINKIVATELNPERLYQKMYEQVKRIVRVKNLRIDLYEPEKHALNTVFFVHEGEKIISHPQINLHKSKILAELFKRDHIMLTSEYKMLIKKFDLSKITPAMQVASFIALPLKVRDNFLGIVLCWDNRQKNIFTNRVVRFLKLMTAQSAIAIYNARLFEQLNRAINDLTLLYQIEYHISSILSKEDLLNTAVRLIDSALGNLITTILLPDEKNERLVIKAISPTVKLKPGFESVPFYRGIVGEAMRTKKMVYAPDVEKDGRYVAAIEGIKSEVAIPLISGAKFLGVIDFQSKVRDRFDLMTLDLLDDIAHRIAVFLENAILYEQVERSYSETIRALVLAMEVKDSYTRGHSERVTELAMKLAEHMELTDGRKKLLYWAGLLHDIGKIGISEAILNKPGKLDEFEFSEIKRHPVEGARMLEQIEGLKEVVPIIKHHHENYDGTGYPEGLKGEEIPLEARMLAVCDVYDAMTTIRSYRKPFSPEGALSAIETYSGTRLDPRIVKEFLQMMRKNKKGGE from the coding sequence ATGAATTTTACTGGGACCTCATTGAACAGTGTTCGACAACACCTCAATGAAATTGCCCGAACCGTAATTCACAATATTGGCGCCCGAGAGATTGGTTTCTTCCTTTACGATGCTAAATCAAAGATTTTCAAATTGGTGGAGCATGTTGGGAAGGATAACCAATTAAAAAAATTAAAATGCCTGAGATTGGGATATGAGATTCCTAAATCCCTGCTGCAAAAAAAGAAACCTACTTGGATATCTGAGCAGAATAAAAAAATTTTCGCTGACTCCCACAAGGCAATTTTGTTGATCCCGCTCGATACACTCAAAAGTTACTGGGGCTTTTTAATCATTACCTTTTCCCAGAGCAATTTGATTGTCAAAAAGATGTCCGAAGTGCTGGACCAGTTGCGGATATTAAGATGGACCATAAAACATTACCTGATTCTCAAAGAGCTGAGTGAGGAAGTTTCCGGTTTAAAAATGGTGGATGAGATAAATAAGATTGTGGCGACGGAATTAAATCCAGAACGGCTTTATCAAAAAATGTATGAACAGGTAAAGCGAATCGTGCGGGTGAAGAACTTACGGATTGATCTGTATGAACCCGAGAAGCATGCACTCAACACGGTCTTTTTTGTCCATGAAGGGGAAAAAATTATAAGCCATCCTCAGATTAATCTCCATAAATCAAAGATACTTGCTGAATTATTCAAGCGTGACCATATTATGCTGACCTCGGAGTATAAAATGTTGATCAAAAAATTTGACTTGAGCAAGATCACTCCGGCAATGCAGGTAGCTTCATTTATCGCCTTGCCCCTTAAGGTGCGGGATAATTTTCTGGGGATTGTTCTGTGCTGGGATAATCGCCAGAAAAATATTTTTACGAACCGGGTGGTGCGGTTTCTAAAATTGATGACGGCACAATCTGCAATCGCCATTTACAACGCCCGACTTTTTGAACAATTAAACCGCGCCATCAATGATTTAACATTGCTTTATCAAATTGAATATCACATCAGCAGTATCTTGAGCAAAGAAGACCTTTTAAATACCGCGGTGCGTTTAATTGATTCCGCACTCGGTAATCTCATAACCACCATCTTACTTCCGGATGAAAAAAATGAAAGATTGGTGATTAAAGCGATTTCTCCTACCGTCAAATTAAAACCTGGCTTTGAGAGTGTACCCTTTTACCGGGGGATAGTGGGAGAGGCGATGCGAACAAAGAAAATGGTCTATGCCCCGGATGTGGAAAAGGATGGGAGGTATGTGGCGGCGATCGAAGGAATAAAGTCCGAAGTCGCTATCCCGCTTATATCCGGAGCTAAATTTCTCGGCGTCATTGATTTTCAGAGCAAAGTGCGGGATCGCTTTGACTTGATGACCTTGGATTTACTCGATGATATTGCACATCGGATTGCGGTCTTTCTGGAAAATGCGATTCTGTATGAGCAGGTTGAACGGAGTTATTCTGAGACCATCAGGGCTTTGGTGCTAGCAATGGAGGTTAAGGATTCTTATACCCGGGGTCATTCCGAAAGGGTGACTGAATTGGCGATGAAGCTCGCTGAACATATGGAGCTTACCGATGGGCGGAAGAAATTGCTATACTGGGCAGGACTTTTACACGATATTGGTAAGATTGGAATCAGTGAGGCGATTTTAAATAAACCAGGAAAGTTGGATGAGTTTGAATTTTCAGAAATTAAACGCCATCCCGTTGAGGGTGCACGGATGTTGGAGCAGATAGAGGGATTAAAAGAAGTTGTCCCGATAATCAAACACCATCACGAGAATTATGATGGCACTGGCTATCCGGAAGGGCTAAAAGGGGAAGAGATTCCACTGGAGGCTAGGATGCTGGCTGTGTGTGATGTCTATGATGCAATGACGACGATTCGCTCTTATCGAAAACCATTTTCACCGGAGGGGGCTCTTTCGGCAATAGAGACCTACAGTGGTACACGGTTGGATCCGCGGATCGTAAAAGAATTTTTACAGATGATGCGGAAGAATAAAAAGGGAGGCGAATGA
- a CDS encoding CinA family protein, with translation MANLAQQTGAILLSKRLTLSVCESCTGGMLGSMITSIPGSSNYFKGGVIAYSNELKIKLAQVRKKTLQDFGAVSRQTAREMAEGTKAKTGSDLCLAITGIAGPGGGTKTKPVGLVYIGLALPNKTIVKKFFFKGNRAQIRKQACFQALKLLIQNLKRKNEDLHCN, from the coding sequence ATGGCGAATTTAGCACAACAGACTGGTGCAATATTATTAAGCAAGAGGTTAACCCTCAGTGTCTGTGAATCCTGTACTGGCGGAATGCTGGGTAGCATGATCACCAGCATCCCTGGAAGTTCCAATTATTTTAAGGGTGGGGTGATTGCCTATTCCAATGAATTAAAAATCAAATTGGCACAGGTTAGGAAAAAAACGCTCCAAGATTTCGGCGCGGTAAGCCGCCAGACTGCCCGTGAAATGGCAGAAGGGACAAAAGCAAAGACCGGGTCAGATCTCTGTCTGGCGATCACCGGCATCGCCGGTCCGGGTGGAGGCACGAAAACAAAACCGGTAGGACTGGTATATATCGGCCTTGCCCTCCCCAATAAGACGATTGTGAAAAAATTTTTTTTCAAGGGAAATCGTGCCCAAATACGGAAACAAGCCTGTTTCCAGGCATTAAAGTTATTGATCCAGAACCTTAAAAGAAAAAATGAGGACCTTCATTGCAATTGA
- the thpR gene encoding RNA 2',3'-cyclic phosphodiesterase gives MRTFIAIEIPEKARQVVWHFIQGQKNKNLPIKWVEFENLHITLKFLGEIKPEKLDDLVSLLVGVSSKTKKFFLSLKDLGCFPGIRNPRVLWIGVAEGAEELNNLATIIDNDLTKLGIKKEEKKFHPHLTIGRIKAPCPVADIINQPLTTERFEVSEFILFKSTLTPSGPIYEKIKVFPLI, from the coding sequence ATGAGGACCTTCATTGCAATTGAGATACCCGAAAAGGCGCGTCAAGTAGTCTGGCATTTCATCCAAGGACAGAAGAATAAAAATCTCCCGATAAAGTGGGTAGAATTTGAGAATCTCCATATCACTTTGAAATTCCTCGGCGAAATAAAACCGGAAAAGCTTGATGACCTTGTCTCCCTTCTTGTTGGAGTGAGTAGCAAAACAAAAAAATTTTTTCTCAGTCTTAAGGATCTGGGTTGCTTTCCAGGAATAAGAAATCCACGGGTTTTATGGATAGGGGTTGCTGAAGGCGCGGAAGAACTAAACAATCTTGCCACAATCATTGATAATGATCTTACCAAATTAGGTATCAAAAAAGAAGAAAAAAAATTCCACCCCCATCTTACAATCGGAAGAATTAAAGCACCCTGTCCGGTGGCAGACATCATCAATCAGCCATTGACTACCGAGAGATTTGAAGTAAGTGAATTTATTCTTTTTAAATCCACCCTTACACCTTCTGGTCCTATTTACGAAAAAATAAAAGTCTTTCCCTTAATCTGA